The Anastrepha ludens isolate Willacy chromosome 2, idAnaLude1.1, whole genome shotgun sequence genome contains a region encoding:
- the LOC128865730 gene encoding probable arginine--tRNA ligase, mitochondrial, with the protein MSARIRRAICEKISQATQLGHNVYHELEVPIKRQTSPALSILHWTPFPDNVAKELLQLIPRLQFDKSIIEKVKLLPATGRIPARLEFQLQTQSFAESLLQQNADLAPQLDAHMVFDFSSPNIAKPFHVGHLRSTIIGNTLANLHQHLGYRVTRINYLGDWGTQFGMLHVGVQMLGITDEQIRAQPIETLYRAYVAANTAAKTDASVVEKARECFTQLEAGTDADMARQWQHYRNYTVAELEQVYARLGVCYDQYDWESQYSQRQIGDVLDNLQQRGLLLGESDGRKVVNVDGRRVPVVKSDGSSLYLTRDIAAVLDRFRRYNFERMYYVVENGQADHFNALFKTTAALTADIPLDRMVHVKFGRIHGMSTRSGKVVFLRDVLDEARNIMLEKQLNTTTTKVELSSTSNDYKTVADVLGVSAVIINDLKQRRQRDYDFDWQKALQVNGDTGIKLQYTHCRLHSLLKNMAHVDISNSKVDVAQLAESEAQDLLHEIARFEQMVWLSKQQLEACILVNHLFALCNSTSRALKRLNVKNEACLARQQNRLLLFTAAKRNLNTGMRILGLRPLDQM; encoded by the exons ATGAGTGCACGAATTCGTCGGGCGATTTGtgaaaaa ATTTCACAGGCGACACAATTGGGTCACAATGTCTACCATGAGTTGGAGGTGCCTATAAAACGGCAAACAAGCCCAGCACTTTCAATACTACACTGGACACCCTTCCCAGACAATGTCGCCAAAGAGCTGCTTCAACTAATACCACGCCTACAATTCGATAAATCTATTATCGAAAAAGTGAAACTGCTGCCAGCCACTGGTAGAATTCCCGCACGTCtagaatttcaattgcaaacacAATCGTTTGCAGAGTCACTGTTACAGCAGAATGCCGACCTTGCTCCACAACTGGACGCGCATATGGTATTCGATTTTAGTTCACCCAACATCGCCAAGCCGTTTCATGTCGGCCATCTGCGTTCCACTATCATTGGTAATACACTTGCTAATTTGCACCAGCATTTAGGTTATCGTGTAACCCGTATAAACTATCTTGGTGATTGGGGTACGCAATTTGGCATGTTGCATGTGGGTGTTCAAATGCTTGGCATCACCGATGAACAGATACGTGCCCAGCCCATTGAAACTCTCTACAGAGCTTATGTCGCTGCCAACACAGCTGCTAAAACGGATGCCAGTGTTGTTGAAAAGGCGCGGGAGTGCTTTACACAGCTCGAGGCAGGCACTGATGCCGATATGGCGCGACAATGGCAACATTATCGCAATTACACCGTTGCCGAGTTGGAGCAAGTATATGCGCGATTAGGGGTGTGCTACGACCAATACGATTGGGAATCCCAGTACTCACAACGGCAAATCGGGGATGTGCTGGATAATTTGCAGCAACGTGGGCTTTTACTGGGCGAAAGTGATGGACGCAAGGTGGTAAATGTGGACGGGAGACGTGTGCCGGTTGTGAAAAGTGATGGCTCAAGTTTGTATTTGACGCGTGATATTGCAGCTGTGCTGGATCGCTTTAGGCGGTATAACTTCGAGCGCATGTACTATGTAGTGGAAAATGGTCAAGCAGATCATTTTAATGCGCTCTTTAAGACGACAGCAGCGCTGACAGCTGATATACCGTTGGACCGGATGGTACATGTTAAATTCGGGCGCATACATGGCATGAGTACGCGTAGCGGCAAAGTAGTTTTCTTGCGCGATGTACTCGACGAGGCGCGGAATATAATGCTGGAAAAGCAGTTGAACACTACAA CCACTAAAGTCGAACTATCAAGCACATCCAATGATTACAAAACCGTTGCCGATGTATTGGGTGTATCAGCGGTTATTATAAATGATCTGAAGCAACGTCGCCAACGTGACTATGACTTCGATTGGCAGAAGGCATTGCAAGTGAATGGTGACACAGGTATCAAATTGCAGTACACACACTGCCGGCTGCACAGTTTGCTAAAAAATATGGCGCACGTTGATATTAGTAACAGTAAAGTGGACGTAGCGCAGTTGGCAGAATCGGAAGCGCAAGATTTACTTCACGAAATAGCACGCTTCGAGCAGATGGTGTGGCTATCCAAGCAGCAACTAGAGGCGTGTATCTTGGTGAATCATCTATTCGCATTATG CAACTCTACCAGTCGCGCTCTGAAACGTTTGAATGTTAAGAATGAAGCGTGCCTTGCCAGACAACAAAATCGCTTGCTCCTTTTCACTGCCGCCAAGAGAAATTTAAACACAGGCATGCGTATACTCGGCCTACGACCGCTGGACCAAATGTAG